Sequence from the Thunnus maccoyii chromosome 22, fThuMac1.1, whole genome shotgun sequence genome:
AGGTTTTAGGAGGTTTGGCAGCTTAAAATGATCAGAGACAACGTAGAAATTTAGGCCTCATCCTCagtttataaatatatttggtgtaattgaaagaaaattgcacattttaatAAGTTAACTGTGTGTAATACCATATAAAACTGCTTTATTTGCTTGcatacattcatttttgttacatttatgttaaaatgtgCGTGTAAATGATCAAACAGTACATCTGTAAGCCTTcaggtttgacatttttctaaccaaatcagacaaaaaaaaggcttCTTTTAGGATTTATGACCTCTGTATTTCTAAAACTCCTGGCTAAGAATATAAAAAACATGATGGGTACAAAGTGTACAACCTCCTAAATTATATAAAGCAGCTATGTATAAATTATATTCCTGTCATACTTGGATGAAGTTTCGTGTTTCTAAGTTTTACCACGTCAGAGAGTCTCTTTggctctgtaaccactgatgTTTGCTTGAGTCAACAAAGCTAATCCAACAATCCGGATCCTCTTGGAAATCCGGTTCCTTGTTTTTGGATGGCAGCTTGCccggacacacatacacacacacacacacacacacaccaggctggtcagtgtgtggagagagagggagagagagagagagagagagagagagagagagagagagagaggcacaaactggttTTTATTCAGTAACAAGCTCATTGAGGAGCTGACAAACCCTCCAGAGTCTCTGcagccagccagtcagtcagtcagtgtgtcgCTCTGTCAACATTTCTACGGActgattctttaaaaaaaaacaacaacactttactggtttttatttccaccaccaccaacaccagcACCACCACTCTGGACTCTCGGGACTTGACTGTTTAAATCTACTTTCATTTGAGTTTCTTCTCCTCTTGTCAGGCTGCACCGGGCTTTTCTCACAGGTTggtccattattattattattatttttttaatacattatttcCACAGATTCTCTGTTGTGCACACTTGGATGTGTGTTTTGACATTGTGACAGGATacttttgtcagtgtgtgtttcgTGCTGTGAATCTGTCCagtgaaagttttttttttttttttttttctcctctctttgcCTCAGTCTTCCTCCTCAAGTGTttacataacatttttaaacGAGGTCAAGCATTTTCTGCCTCAAGCTGAAGGAGTTTTGCTGTAAAACCTTGTGTGAAATTGacattttgatgctttttttttttttttttacacacacctGATATTATCTTTACAGTAGAAATGAATGCCAGATATTGCAAAAGCTATGAAAATTGGTGTTTCATGGATAAAACAGCATTTAATTCAGAAAATGTAATCTGTTTTTGCTCATTTGAAGCATGTTTGCAATGTGCATTCTTTGTCATTCCTACTTCTATTTACCTCTAAATCAATGGAAATGTGACTCTACAACTCTGCTACTTTTACAAGACTATTAATTGGAGTTTTGCAAAGTAACTGGAGTCTTTTCCACCTTTCAAAACAGCAACTTCTTCCACGATACAACTGACAAAACCTCAGGGAACGAGCGTCAAATCagtccgttttttttttctcccccccctcaCTTAAATAGGCTTCTCATTAACTGTCTTGCCGATGGAGTTGGAGGCAATTAAAACAAGTGGTGAATGCATCACGCTGGGGCAGCATATGGTGTGCGTGTGcgtacgtgcgtgtgtgtgagtgtgtgtgtgtgtgtgtgtgtgtgtgtgtgtgtgtgtgtgaaagggacagagacagactgacgTTTCAATTTGCTCGTCACGCTTTAATTGTGTAATTGAAACCTCCCtgttgtgtgattgtgtgagtgtgtgtgtgtgtgtgtgctgcctattgattaatcataaaaacattCCTTCTAATATTAATGATTTTTCTTAGTTATTATGAGTTTGCAGGTTTTTACTGATCATTGATATTTCTATAATGTTgccatttttgtgtgtttctagtCAGTTGATAGTGAacttactgtactttttttcccccccaccCAAAAACAATCTAACCACtaggtccatttagtagctgctcTGAATCTTTCtgtcatatcacatgatcttcttcagcagatggagttttgTGGTTGTGATTGAACTGTAGATGTTAAAGgatttgaacatttaaacactttaaCCCTTAAATGTCCACGTTGGCATCAAAGCTGAAATGAGTAAGATTATgtaatatgatcaaaagcttCAGAGTAGGGCTGAAACTGatgattaatttcattatcgattaatctgtcagtcattttcttgacttattgattagttgtttggtccataaaaagTCCAACCTCAAGATTTTCAGattactgtcataaaggaccAAAGAAaccaagaaaatattcacatttgagaagctggactcagagaatttggacttttttcttaaagaacGGCTCataaatagttggcaactaatcgatcaatagactaactgttgcagctctactcgagagcagctactaaatggaccttgtgttCTCAACAGCTGTTTCCATGGTCATAAAATGAACTTCAAACCTCAGTTTTAAGCTTTAGTTTTCCACTGAAGTTCCTACAATATTATCTGATCTCCCGATAAGAAGACATTTAAACTTATAAAACCCAAGTGAGAcgacagaaaatagtgaaaaacaccCATCACAAGCCCCCAGAGCCCAATGTGtcgtcttcagatgtcttgtttggTTTGACCAGCAGcccaaaaccaaaactattcagtttacaatcacataaaactgagaaaagcaacaaatcttcacatctgagaagccgaaaccagcaaatatttgtcatttttgtgctATAAAcgatgaatgatgaatgagtgGTATCTGTCGTTTCATCTCATCTGAAGTGATCTTGATGCTCTTGCATTTCATAAATCTCACTGTgctgaaacaatcagtcaatttatcgattagttgattagttaaTCGGTTTTTTAACCAAAACTCACCAAAAAATTCACCGTTCCACCTTCTCAAACATGagtatttgcttcttttctctgtttctatcattataaattgaatatctttgggttttgggcttCCTGTTGAACAAAagaagcaatttgaagacatcatctttgGCTCCGGGAACATGTGGTGAACAGTTTTTCCAATATTCCTATGAAATACACACGAAGACTCGGTTGTTTAAGGACTGTTATATTGTTTTCTGTCAGAGCTACTAATCTGGCAGGGACAGCAGACTTTCATTgctgataattaaaataaatgcagcCAAGACAGCAGCCCAGACTGTTAATGAAATCATTTACAGGGAAACAAAGCCGGGGCCGATTCCACAATCTCATAAAACTGCTGGAAGAACACAATGAGTCAGGTCAGCTGTGAACAGGAAAAAACATTGGCGCTCCTCCAGCAGTTTCACACAGCATCCTTCCTAACTCCCGTCACACACCGCCCCTCCAGCTCCCCGGGAGGAGAGGAGCCAACACTTTGGGTATTTTTGACTCCTGTCCATCCTCGTTTCAGAGACGAGCAGTATAAGGCGTCAGGTTTATGCTTTTATGAGCTGCAGCGACTCAGCCAATCTCATTCACctacccacccaccccccaaaaaaaacttAAGCCATAATGTGTCAACTTCCTCTGGGCATTTTCACGTCTCCTGTGTTCTTATAAACGTCAAGTTTACTCGATTTTAGAGGCTGAAATTCACAACTGGAACACTTTATTTAGTGGACAAACACTGCATAAAACTATAGACGCTAGCTTGTGTAGACAACCTGGTTTGATCGTTTAGGTTTTCTTAGAAATACAAAATGTCACTCCAAggtgctgtcttttttttttaatatagcaATGTTCCCAAGTTTATGTGGTTTTGTCAActtaaaatcaccaaaatgaCATGTGCACCACTGGAAAATCATGACACATGCTCttaaaaaagacttaaaaacaccacaacctccaccaccacgaaatgaaaacaaacagtgataCCTTTCGGTGCTGCACTGCTGCGACTTTTTCACATCGGTGACTCCAAAAGGCAGCAATGGATTAGTGTTGAGAAAAGAATTTAAACTTACAATTACCCATAATGTAGCATCACTAAACCCTGAGGTCTATATGGATTTAAACTAAATGGAAACCAGTTGCTTTTTAGGAAACAGTTTGGATTTCACTCTTTAAGGAGGACTCCACTGAAATTATGTCTTAATACTCATAAAACACTCAACAATTGCTAAATGCACAAATTggacacctttttttttatagctgtgAAGATCCAAAACAGTACTTCTTTTGATGCCTTACATGGAGaaatatgaacatgtttttctactaaacttttgtttctcatttaacaaaagaagctaaacttctcaaatgttatatgttctgtaaatatgagcagctgtagaaaaaaacatctcctAACTAAAACAGTCTACAAgtggcaatttttttttttttgttgatttaaaacagaaactatCTGTTCAAGCAAGAAGTAAACAACTGGGTACAAATCTGATCAGACATGCAATGCCAGCTTTTCAATACTCAGTGCTTCAGACACATTTCAGTTGGCACCGAATGCTGAAGCTTGATACCCAACTCTAATAAACAGTGGAGAGTTAGTAGTGTCTTTGttacattttaacacataaTTTTCCTTTGACTCAGGGTTTCCATTGTACTTTGTGAACCCAACCTTTCAGGACTACAAGGGGGAGAGCAAGAGACAGTGTTTCAGTGGAGTATTCCTTTTAAACGGGACATATTATGTTATAATATCGGATGTCTACGTTAAACCTGTTCTGAGCGCTTCGCAAAAGGTTGTCTGACGGGTTGTTTGCGTTATCCACTCGCCTTTTGCGGATCGAATtcgggctcaaacatgtatttgacaagtttatattttgagtaaagaatgaggaaaaagaagaattgAAATCCGACTATTACTGTTTGTAGCCTCcgaagctggccaatcagaacagagcgggctcattgggagggggggccttaaagagacaggcgCTAAaacacatggatgtattataagagctggataccgggctaaaaatggcgcccattcagtcctataggaattgcttgGCTGATGCatatcgatggccgaagagcaaaacctcctatctgaaaaacGCACTTTTTCAGAAAACTTACACTGTTTTTGGATTATATTACTATATAGTattatagtccaaaaacagtgtattatgtattgggtatcattaacaaatagcattctgcaagaaaacaacaagttttttttaaacaagttttctcaaaaaagtgcatttttcagataggaggttttgctcttcggtCATCGATACGCCAAAAACGGTTTCTAGCTTCTGGATTTGCTTCCacattgtgcggcccactgaatatgcacagtagtgtttcccccactggccccgcccacgagcTCCCGCTTgacccatagactttacattgtgatgacgtcatatttttaaatcacttgAAGAAAGTTTTACAagtataaaaccttcatggatcaaaaattcatagtagaaagagtcataattgaccttgtttgcagttcgaggtgtcctgtcaacagttttacagatgtctcttttatgggggaaaatgcttttttggcCGCCaggggatttttcgctgcaataccgcgagtggccactgggaaaaactggctgcaaggctgagcggcggcgccctatccagctcttattatacatccatgctaaaaacagcctgtttcagacagaggctgaactgaggggctgcataaagagccactataagataaataatgagtttaactgtaaatcatacaaagatttTCAAGTAGAGCCCCcgaatataaataaagaaatggaaatgtgcattttatgtcctctttaagttTAAATTTGTCACTTCTAATGGGTGGGAAAGTGTTTTTACCCATCACAAGAGTTTAATTTGGGCAAATTGGATGCATCTGAATTATTAGGGAAGGGACACTTGTGaatttcagccttttttttctgtgatttaagCTGATTCTCACTCTAAAATGTTTCCTaatgtgctttttaaaatgtttatatgtagtGTTTCTGATTTCTCTGCTTGAGAGAGGAATGCATGCATCtaggactgtgtgtgttttttatattttgtttgtgtcttttggaCTCAATGTGCTGGAAAGCTGTTGAGCAGAGACACCATGTGCAGCCTGGCCCTGACAGTAATCAGTCGATGaataatgaacacacacacagacctgccaTTGACAGCTGTTTggtatctttgtgtgtgtgtgttaactctATCAGTCGAGTGCAGCTGCATGCCTGCCTGTAGCAATTATGTTCTCGCTAAATAAGAGCCAGCGCTGGGAGGAGGGGGCTGcgtgtgagagaaagagggaaggggCAGAGGATCGGTACATATTATTAAGCGATTAACTTACTCAAAGGATGGCcgcatgatgtgtgtgtgtgtgtgagtgtgtatgtgtgtttctgcacacATGCCGTTTGAACTGTGTGTAATATAAACCAGCTCGGGGACTTTAACATGAGCCTTTAGGAGTCTTTTCGCAAGAGGGTTTCAATcgcgcacacacactaaacTTGCCCTTTTtacctcctcacacacacatctcaatGACATTTTCTTGCTGtcacgctaacacacacacaccgactaAGACATATGCTCTGTTCTCAGGGCCCATATGTATTTATCCTGCCATTTGACCCAATCACTCTTTGAGATCCTCAAAGACTCTGTTGTATTGTGaagtctacacacacacacagacacacacatatagaccTATAAACATTCACTAACCCCGTTGGTACCCACAGGCCATCTCCCTGCGGCCTTTTCATGGTTAATTTGCTGCTCAATAGGTCAAGAGGAAAAGCAGACATCAAgcgaatacacacacacacacacacacagtctcaaaACACGACAAGTCATGCGGCCGTCCAGGCACCAGGGTCGGCTCGTCGTACGTTTCCCAGACAGATCTGACTGCAGTGATTTACTGGGTCATAAGAACATGAGTAAAGCCGCCCTTAAGTCAACAACGCCTTTGTTGTTGTGGTCTGAAGCGCAGCCTCGTGTTTGTCAGGATATGCTATTAAATGACCACTTAAGTTATTTGTCATCCgttttttctgtgttcaaaTGTCCCACAAAGGCCACTAGtaatctatttttttcatgtatgtGAAGCATTTACTCAACAGCAAAGGTAACAAAGCCACCAGTATCTTCATCTTTTATATCAAAGGTACCAAAACTTTCTCTCAATTAGAAAGTTAAGAAGTAGATTAGcagtttatttgctttctttctgagagttaaGAACATTGATATTGATACCATATTTGTGAATTAAATACAGAGCTGGGGTCGGgagattagcttagcttagcattaagactggcagcagggggaaacagctagctgaCTGAATtaccattttgtttcacttcaatCATTCAGCCtctcttttactgttttgttttgcctcaACCTATCTGTTGCTACGTTGACGTAATTTTCAGTTAGCACAGAAACTGGCAGCGCTTGCTAGGAGCAGTTAACTTAACGTTTTCCAAGTCCAACAATTAACGAGTTGCTATTTATACAAGTCGACTTAAAACAGCCTGTATATCTACCCCAATCTAATCCTCGCTTGTTCAGTTGTGGCCATTTTTCTGTTGCTATTTTACATAAATGTAGTTAGTTGGGTAGCAATTAAGCTAGCTCTGTAGGAAAATGACAGCCCCATTCTTGATCCTGACGGAAAAAACATCCAATAAACATAACACCAGACATCTTTGAATTGCCAAACAAATCGGAGTTGTGGCTGCCAATTCAGAGATCTGGAACCAGGCTAAGCTAACCTTACAAGCTAACAAAATCTGCCTCCCATCACCTCTAAACTTCACTGTTAGCacatttttatcttgtttgttgaATATGTGCTCAAATATAGTATTTAAAAATTgcaatttgtagttttttgagGAGTAATGTGCTGTAAGTATTTAACAGTTTATCCATCAACACAGCACTTCTATAAAGGGCGTTTCTGGTTATGGTGTGGGTTGCCCGACAACCACACAATGACAACAAGtatccaggaagtcactgcccCCAACCAACCCTCTGTGAAACcaaactttgtcatttttgtacataatgagctgaaagggtgctggtaggtggatttttaaaaaaaaaaacaacaactttggaCTGGACAGAGACAGGGTAGCTGTTTCCTCAAGTTTCCAGTCTTCAAGTTAAGCTAACCATCACCTGGTTGAGGCTtcacatttaacagacagatgtgaAAATGGCGTCCTCTcgtctaactctcagcaagaaagtgaacaaGAGTATTtctcaaacatcaaacaattCCTTTCATGTAATTATTAACATGCATTTATATCATGTTATGAAAATGTGCCCTTTTATTCTACCTGACAATGAGCTTGGTGCCATTTTGGTGGTCGTACTCGTTACTATGGAAAAATCTGCACAATTTGATGCAACCCAGCAACCAAATGCAGACCAGAAGGACAGTCCCTGCTaccaaacaacagaaatattaaGCAAATATCATGCTTCAGTAACTCTGCTATCATAATGTGATACCTGGTTACTCCCTAGATCTCCTGAATCAATGCTGTTGCCATAACGACATATTGCATTTACACAAGTAGTAGAAGAGTAGAAACACGCACAAAAAGACAAGTTGATTGATCAATTGATTCACACCTGCATGTGATGTGTGTAGCTGGAGCTGTTCTTCatcagacaaaagaaaagcagaaaagaaacTCACTAAAACTCAACAGCTgcactgaaagagaaaaaattgAACAGCTTGAAATGTCAAATAGAGGTGTTAATAAAGTCATACACACTGTGAGCAGCTTCTGTTTTGTATGTGAGCTGCCAAGAAAACATTCAGAGGTGGGTACactacagataaaaaaaaaaggcagagcaAGTGATTCAACTCTTtatgctgagctaagctaatCTGCTGCCAGatgtagcttcatattgaacAGACAAACATAAGAGTGGTagcaatcttctcatctaacagTCAGCAAAAAAGTGAATATGTGTATTTCCAAAATGGAAATGTGCTTTCCTGTAAAAACAAGCTAAGAAAAACTTTGTGACAACACACTTTTCCTGATTACCCAACAGTGTTTTCTATAGTTTATCAACTTAAGAAACAGATTCTTTTCCCAACCTGTAAAGGAATATGTGCTAGACAGAAGTTTTTGTTCTTACATAGATGCACGGGTTTAACTGGACAGCCAAAAGTACAATACAAAGGCTTAATATTCATCTGGTAGAACATAAAAAGGATCACTAGCAATATACAGTATTCACATTTCAATCACATGTCATATGGGATTGATGGGAAAGACAGGATTTCCGTACAAATGGGAAATGTAGCTTAAATTAGTCGTGTTTCTGGCTAAATTAAAGCAGGTGTGGACGGACTGTCTAAACCATTTCAGTCTATTTTCAATTTTAAGTGTCTGATTGTGTTTAATATCAGGTTTAATTACCTTGAACAGTTTTGGCACCCGTTTTGTCGACACTTCTGGAAGTGTTTCTGCCAAGTGGGAGGTATCGTAGCTGCTGCTCGTTATTACAATTTGAACAAGATGACATGAACATGGCATGAGAATAGGTACACAAGATCCATATCAATTAGCCAAACACATCAAGACGGGTAAAGGACAGAATACCTAGAGGTATGaggtagggctgcaactaactattactttcattatcgattaatctgttcattgttttctctattaattgaatagttttgtctataaaatgatggaaagttgtgaaaatgcctgttataatttcccagagtcaaaggttattttgtctgaacaacagactaaaacccaaagatattcagtttactgtcatatatgacaaagaaaagcatttgagaagctaaaagcagcacattttttGGTGTATTTgcttaaaatgattaataaaatatcaaaataattgcctTCTATTTTTCTGATGATCCACTAATCGATTAAACGACTAATCTTTACAGCTGAGGGGATCCCACAACACGATAAAAACAGTATCCTGATACTGACCTTGAAGTTATAAGAACATaaaatttctatttttgttgttttaatgataCTCTGCAGGTTTGGATTCAGCAGCTGTTGGTTTACATCGAACAATTTCACATTCTTTAGAGGTATCGTTTACAATAACATCTTATCTTTAATGACATCTAGCCTCAATGATGTCACCGGCCATTAAAGCAGGCATCTGTTCAGCTTATCTCTTCCTCCTTATGTCCCAGTTTGATGACATTGCATAACATCTCCCGTCTCTCCCTggtttttcctcctcctcctcctcccgtaGGCTCTGGGTTTTCCTGGTGATGACCTCACTGCTGTTCCCTGGCAACGCCCACGCTGCGATGAAGgacctctcttcttcttcctctcctctcacctcccTGCTCCACTACCCTTCTTCCAAGACCTCCGTCGTACCTTTCTCTCCGTCCTCCGGTGCCGCCTCCTCGCCTGGGTCATCCCTGACGTCGGCGCCGCTCTCCAAACCTCAACCTTTCTGCCTCCAGACGGGGCCGCATCTGATCGCCAGCATGCAGCTTCAGAAGCTCAACTCGCACTACCAGAACCTCGCCAGCGCTTCTGCTGGACACCCGACGCCTGGAGCTGCTCAAAGGGGCTTCGGTACCTCGCCTCTGGGTGCCGGAAACCAGATCCTGGGGCCCTCCGGAGGTCTCGGAGGAGGCGGGATGGGTGTCGGCATCAGCATGGGGAACCAGGGCTCTGGCGCAAGTGGAATTATCGACTTCGACCCCGTAGACGAGGAGGTTCTCATGTCTCTGGTGGTGGAGCTGGGTTTGGACCGAGCCAACGAGCTGCCTGAACTCTGGCTGGGTCAAAATGAGTTTGACTTCATGTCGGACGTGCCGGCCGGTTGCTGACCTACAAGAAGATAAAAGATACCCAAACGCAGCGGAATCGAttgacaaagagagagaaaactttCTCtcccctgttttgtttttctctttccctaCCTTTCTTGGTTGATAAGACGAGGAAACGGACGAGACACTGAGTGATCGAGagacagagatattagaggTGTACTCTTGTTTCTCTTTGGCTTTCATACTCTCTACGGGCAGAGACTCATCAAAGAAAAAgcttgcttttgttttttttttctttttataatggAGTTGTACTCTTGCGGAAAGAGAGAGCGTgacatcttttgtttttcatttaattcaatctgtgcttttgtttttgcctccttctgcattgatttttattttttcctttcatttaaagaggaaaaacagaagcatgagtatgaaaacagaaacaaggaGTCATTGCTGTTGGACGGTCTCCTCTTCCTTCCATCACGAATGAAAACAAGTTCATTGACATATGAAGGGTCAACAAAGACCTCTTGGAAGCAAAGATGACAAAGACACACCTGTTGGACTTCTCTGTCCTCCGTGCCATCCTCTCTCGATCAACTGAGCGCTTAAGGAAAATGAAAACGGGATACTTGCCTTTATTGGAGATTTGCGAATGACAAACACTACGTTTCCTGTTTTCTTAATGGACAATATTAGACTGGTCTCACGGGAAAGAGACTCCTGTCTCTTGGCTTCACAAAGAAACTGATTGTCTGAGAACTGGTTATCTCAATGtacttctctttctttctttttctgtttgaattTAGTTCACCCAGTCGTATTCATAGAACATGTTATTTAAGACAGTGGCTGATATCCATCAGGACTCTCGGACAAGGAGCGCTTCTATAATCGGTTCTACTTTTCTGAACATAATGAATTAGATCAAGGGATGTGGAATCTTTTGGAGCCTTTTAGACCTGAATGGAGTAAATTGTGTCTTGCTCTGGAGCAAAGCCTCATTAAAGCGATCGAGACCTTTTGGTCATGTGAGTCGCCACTACATGTACAGTAGGCTAACAacgtgttttgttttctgaccTACAGCGTAAGAAAGACTGACCTGGGTGATGAAGTCAAACAGGTGTCTGTGATCTTGGATCAGCACAGACTGAACAATCTTTAGCTAGAATACAAGGTTTTGTTAACACTTGTGGACATAAACTGAATGGGAAGAGCAGATAAACTCACACGCCatctgcttttttgtttttcctgttctgCCACCTTGATGTTTGTGTCAAAACACAGTTCTTTCATCCCCGACAGACCC
This genomic interval carries:
- the cited1 gene encoding cbp/p300-interacting transactivator 1, with translation MTSLLFPGNAHAAMKDLSSSSSPLTSLLHYPSSKTSVVPFSPSSGAASSPGSSLTSAPLSKPQPFCLQTGPHLIASMQLQKLNSHYQNLASASAGHPTPGAAQRGFGTSPLGAGNQILGPSGGLGGGGMGVGISMGNQGSGASGIIDFDPVDEEVLMSLVVELGLDRANELPELWLGQNEFDFMSDVPAGC